From Oreochromis niloticus isolate F11D_XX linkage group LG1, O_niloticus_UMD_NMBU, whole genome shotgun sequence, a single genomic window includes:
- the LOC100710190 gene encoding poly [ADP-ribose] polymerase 6 isoform X1 has protein sequence MDIKGQCWTDEESDGENESEQFLYGIQCCLLQGSCAADLYRHPQLDADIEAVKDIYTDSAISVREYGTIDDVDIDLHINISFLDEEVATAWKVIRTEPIILRLRFSLSQYLDGPEPSVEVFQPSNKEGFSLGLQLKKILSTFTSQQWKHLSNEFLKAQQEKRHSWFKAGGTIKKFRAGLSIFSPIPKSPSFPLIQDTVLKGKLSVPELRVTRLMNRSISCTMKNPKGELFSYPPNSQTVAVPAARAPAQITTRQLIELFFSSQAGGHCKNIPTLEYGFLVQIMKYSEQRIPTLNEYCVVCDEQHVFQNGSMLKPAVCTRELCVFSFYTLGVMSGAAEEVATGAEVVDLLVAMCRAALESPRKSIIFEPYPSVVDPNDPKTLAFNPKKKNYERLQKALDSVMSIREMTQGSYLEIKKQMDKLDPLAHPLLQWIISSNRSHIVKLPLSRQLKFMHTSHQFLLLSSPPAKEARFRTAKKLYGSTFAFHGSHIENWHSVLRNGLVNASYTKLQLHGAAYGKGIYLSPISSISFGYSGMGKGQHRMPTKDELVQRYNRMNTIPQSRPIQSRFLQSRNLNCIALCEVITSKDLQKHGNIWVCPVSDHVCTRFFFVYEDGQVGDANINTQEPKVQKEIMRVIGTQIYSS, from the exons GGAGTATGGAACCATTGATGATGTAGACATCGATCTTCATATTAACATCAGTTTCTTAGAT GAGGAAGTTGCGACGGCATGGAAAGTTATCAGAACAGAACCAATTATTCTGAGACTTcgcttttctctttctcagtaTCTCGATGGACCCG AGCCGTCAGTAGAAGTGTTCCAGCCGTCAAATAAAGAAGGTTTCAGCTTGGGCCTGCAACTTAAAAA GATCCTGAGCACATTCACCTCACAGCAGTGGAAGCACCTCAGTAATGAGTTTCTCAAGGCCCAGCAGGAGAAGAGGCACAGCTGGTTCAAAGCCGGAGGGACCATCAAGAAGTTCCGTGCCGGGCTCAGCATCTTCTCCCCCATCCCAAA GTCTCCAAGTTTTCCTCTGATCCAAGACACAGTTTTAAAAGGGAAGCTGAGTGTCCCTGAGCTGAGGGTGACGCGCTTAATGAACCGCTCCATCTCCTGTACCATGAAGAACCCTAAAGGAGAGCTATTCAGCTATCCACCAAATAGCCAG ACTGTGGCTGTCCCGGCGGCCAGGGCCCCAGCGCAGATTACCACGAGGCAGCTGATTGAATTGTTTTTCTCATCCCAGGCGGGCGGCCACTGCAAGAACATTCCTACCTTGGAGTATGGCTTCTTAGTGCAG ATAATGAAGTACTCAGAACAGAGGATCCCCACACTTAATGAGTACTGCGTGGTTTGTGAcgaacagcatgtctttcagaATGGATCCATGCTGAAG CCTGCTGTGTGCACAAGGGAGCTGTGTGTGTTCTCTTTCTACACTCTGGGTGTTATGTCTGGAGCTGCAGAGGAAGTGGCCACTGGAGCAGAG GTCGTGGACCTTCTTGTAGCTATGTGTCGAGCTGCCCTGGAGTCTCCTCGTAAGAGCATCATATTTGAACCTTACCCTTCAGTTGTTGATCCCAATGACCCCAAGACTCTTGCCTTTAATCCAAAG aagaagaattatGAAAGACTACAAAAAGCACTGGATAGTGTAATGTCCATTCGGGAAATGACCCAG GGTTCATATCTGGAGATTAAGAAACAGATGGACAAACTAGACCCTTTGGCCCATCCCCTGCTACAGTG GATTATTTCCAGTAACAGATCTCATATCGTCAAGCTGCCTCTCAGTAGG CAACTGAAATTCATGCACACCTCCCACCAGTTCCTCCTGCTCAGCAGCCCCCCAGCCAAGGAAGCTCGTTTTCGCACTGCCAAGAAGTTATACGGCAGCACTTTTGCCTTCCA TGGTTCCCATATAGAGAACTGGCACTCTGTTCTGAGAAATGGACTAGTCAATGCCTCTTATACCAAACTGCAG CTGCATGGGGCAGCGTACGGAAAGGGCATCTATCTGAGCCCCATCTCCAGCATATCTTTTGGATACTCAG GAATGGGGAAAGGACAGCACCGCATGCCCACCAAAGATGAACTAGTGCAGCGTTACAACCGCATGAACACTATACCACAG AGCCGTCCTATCCAGTCAAGGTTCCTTCAGAGTCGAAACTTGAACTGTATTGCTCTTTGTGAAG TTATCACATCAAAGGATCTGCAGAAGCATGGAAACATCTGGGTGTGTCCGGTTTCTGACCATGTCTGTACTCGCTTCTTTTTTGT ATATGAGGATGGCCAAGTAGGAGATGCTAACATCAACACCCAAGAGCCTAAGGTGCAGAAGGAGATCATGCGTGTGATTGGGACCCAGATCTACTCGAGCTAA
- the LOC100710190 gene encoding poly [ADP-ribose] polymerase 6 isoform X3 — protein sequence MDIKGQCWTDEESDGENESEQFLYGIQGSCAADLYRHPQLDADIEAVKDIYTDSAISVREYGTIDDVDIDLHINISFLDEEVATAWKVIRTEPIILRLRFSLSQYLDGPEPSVEVFQPSNKEGFSLGLQLKKILSTFTSQQWKHLSNEFLKAQQEKRHSWFKAGGTIKKFRAGLSIFSPIPKSPSFPLIQDTVLKGKLSVPELRVTRLMNRSISCTMKNPKGELFSYPPNSQTVAVPAARAPAQITTRQLIELFFSSQAGGHCKNIPTLEYGFLVQIMKYSEQRIPTLNEYCVVCDEQHVFQNGSMLKPAVCTRELCVFSFYTLGVMSGAAEEVATGAEVVDLLVAMCRAALESPRKSIIFEPYPSVVDPNDPKTLAFNPKKKNYERLQKALDSVMSIREMTQGSYLEIKKQMDKLDPLAHPLLQWIISSNRSHIVKLPLSRQLKFMHTSHQFLLLSSPPAKEARFRTAKKLYGSTFAFHGSHIENWHSVLRNGLVNASYTKLQLHGAAYGKGIYLSPISSISFGYSGMGKGQHRMPTKDELVQRYNRMNTIPQSRPIQSRFLQSRNLNCIALCEVITSKDLQKHGNIWVCPVSDHVCTRFFFVYEDGQVGDANINTQEPKVQKEIMRVIGTQIYSS from the exons GGAGTATGGAACCATTGATGATGTAGACATCGATCTTCATATTAACATCAGTTTCTTAGAT GAGGAAGTTGCGACGGCATGGAAAGTTATCAGAACAGAACCAATTATTCTGAGACTTcgcttttctctttctcagtaTCTCGATGGACCCG AGCCGTCAGTAGAAGTGTTCCAGCCGTCAAATAAAGAAGGTTTCAGCTTGGGCCTGCAACTTAAAAA GATCCTGAGCACATTCACCTCACAGCAGTGGAAGCACCTCAGTAATGAGTTTCTCAAGGCCCAGCAGGAGAAGAGGCACAGCTGGTTCAAAGCCGGAGGGACCATCAAGAAGTTCCGTGCCGGGCTCAGCATCTTCTCCCCCATCCCAAA GTCTCCAAGTTTTCCTCTGATCCAAGACACAGTTTTAAAAGGGAAGCTGAGTGTCCCTGAGCTGAGGGTGACGCGCTTAATGAACCGCTCCATCTCCTGTACCATGAAGAACCCTAAAGGAGAGCTATTCAGCTATCCACCAAATAGCCAG ACTGTGGCTGTCCCGGCGGCCAGGGCCCCAGCGCAGATTACCACGAGGCAGCTGATTGAATTGTTTTTCTCATCCCAGGCGGGCGGCCACTGCAAGAACATTCCTACCTTGGAGTATGGCTTCTTAGTGCAG ATAATGAAGTACTCAGAACAGAGGATCCCCACACTTAATGAGTACTGCGTGGTTTGTGAcgaacagcatgtctttcagaATGGATCCATGCTGAAG CCTGCTGTGTGCACAAGGGAGCTGTGTGTGTTCTCTTTCTACACTCTGGGTGTTATGTCTGGAGCTGCAGAGGAAGTGGCCACTGGAGCAGAG GTCGTGGACCTTCTTGTAGCTATGTGTCGAGCTGCCCTGGAGTCTCCTCGTAAGAGCATCATATTTGAACCTTACCCTTCAGTTGTTGATCCCAATGACCCCAAGACTCTTGCCTTTAATCCAAAG aagaagaattatGAAAGACTACAAAAAGCACTGGATAGTGTAATGTCCATTCGGGAAATGACCCAG GGTTCATATCTGGAGATTAAGAAACAGATGGACAAACTAGACCCTTTGGCCCATCCCCTGCTACAGTG GATTATTTCCAGTAACAGATCTCATATCGTCAAGCTGCCTCTCAGTAGG CAACTGAAATTCATGCACACCTCCCACCAGTTCCTCCTGCTCAGCAGCCCCCCAGCCAAGGAAGCTCGTTTTCGCACTGCCAAGAAGTTATACGGCAGCACTTTTGCCTTCCA TGGTTCCCATATAGAGAACTGGCACTCTGTTCTGAGAAATGGACTAGTCAATGCCTCTTATACCAAACTGCAG CTGCATGGGGCAGCGTACGGAAAGGGCATCTATCTGAGCCCCATCTCCAGCATATCTTTTGGATACTCAG GAATGGGGAAAGGACAGCACCGCATGCCCACCAAAGATGAACTAGTGCAGCGTTACAACCGCATGAACACTATACCACAG AGCCGTCCTATCCAGTCAAGGTTCCTTCAGAGTCGAAACTTGAACTGTATTGCTCTTTGTGAAG TTATCACATCAAAGGATCTGCAGAAGCATGGAAACATCTGGGTGTGTCCGGTTTCTGACCATGTCTGTACTCGCTTCTTTTTTGT ATATGAGGATGGCCAAGTAGGAGATGCTAACATCAACACCCAAGAGCCTAAGGTGCAGAAGGAGATCATGCGTGTGATTGGGACCCAGATCTACTCGAGCTAA
- the LOC100710190 gene encoding poly [ADP-ribose] polymerase 6 isoform X5 codes for MDIKGQCWTDEESDGENESEQFLYGIQGSCAADLYRHPQLDADIEAVKDIYTDSAISVREYGTIDDVDIDLHINISFLDEEVATAWKVIRTEPIILRLRFSLSQYLDGPEPSVEVFQPSNKEGFSLGLQLKKILSTFTSQQWKHLSNEFLKAQQEKRHSWFKAGGTIKKFRAGLSIFSPIPKSPSFPLIQDTVLKGKLSVPELRVTRLMNRSISCTMKNPKGELFSYPPNSQAGGHCKNIPTLEYGFLVQIMKYSEQRIPTLNEYCVVCDEQHVFQNGSMLKPAVCTRELCVFSFYTLGVMSGAAEEVATGAEVVDLLVAMCRAALESPRKSIIFEPYPSVVDPNDPKTLAFNPKKKNYERLQKALDSVMSIREMTQGSYLEIKKQMDKLDPLAHPLLQWIISSNRSHIVKLPLSRQLKFMHTSHQFLLLSSPPAKEARFRTAKKLYGSTFAFHGSHIENWHSVLRNGLVNASYTKLQLHGAAYGKGIYLSPISSISFGYSGMGKGQHRMPTKDELVQRYNRMNTIPQSRPIQSRFLQSRNLNCIALCEVITSKDLQKHGNIWVCPVSDHVCTRFFFVYEDGQVGDANINTQEPKVQKEIMRVIGTQIYSS; via the exons GGAGTATGGAACCATTGATGATGTAGACATCGATCTTCATATTAACATCAGTTTCTTAGAT GAGGAAGTTGCGACGGCATGGAAAGTTATCAGAACAGAACCAATTATTCTGAGACTTcgcttttctctttctcagtaTCTCGATGGACCCG AGCCGTCAGTAGAAGTGTTCCAGCCGTCAAATAAAGAAGGTTTCAGCTTGGGCCTGCAACTTAAAAA GATCCTGAGCACATTCACCTCACAGCAGTGGAAGCACCTCAGTAATGAGTTTCTCAAGGCCCAGCAGGAGAAGAGGCACAGCTGGTTCAAAGCCGGAGGGACCATCAAGAAGTTCCGTGCCGGGCTCAGCATCTTCTCCCCCATCCCAAA GTCTCCAAGTTTTCCTCTGATCCAAGACACAGTTTTAAAAGGGAAGCTGAGTGTCCCTGAGCTGAGGGTGACGCGCTTAATGAACCGCTCCATCTCCTGTACCATGAAGAACCCTAAAGGAGAGCTATTCAGCTATCCACCAAATAGCCAG GCGGGCGGCCACTGCAAGAACATTCCTACCTTGGAGTATGGCTTCTTAGTGCAG ATAATGAAGTACTCAGAACAGAGGATCCCCACACTTAATGAGTACTGCGTGGTTTGTGAcgaacagcatgtctttcagaATGGATCCATGCTGAAG CCTGCTGTGTGCACAAGGGAGCTGTGTGTGTTCTCTTTCTACACTCTGGGTGTTATGTCTGGAGCTGCAGAGGAAGTGGCCACTGGAGCAGAG GTCGTGGACCTTCTTGTAGCTATGTGTCGAGCTGCCCTGGAGTCTCCTCGTAAGAGCATCATATTTGAACCTTACCCTTCAGTTGTTGATCCCAATGACCCCAAGACTCTTGCCTTTAATCCAAAG aagaagaattatGAAAGACTACAAAAAGCACTGGATAGTGTAATGTCCATTCGGGAAATGACCCAG GGTTCATATCTGGAGATTAAGAAACAGATGGACAAACTAGACCCTTTGGCCCATCCCCTGCTACAGTG GATTATTTCCAGTAACAGATCTCATATCGTCAAGCTGCCTCTCAGTAGG CAACTGAAATTCATGCACACCTCCCACCAGTTCCTCCTGCTCAGCAGCCCCCCAGCCAAGGAAGCTCGTTTTCGCACTGCCAAGAAGTTATACGGCAGCACTTTTGCCTTCCA TGGTTCCCATATAGAGAACTGGCACTCTGTTCTGAGAAATGGACTAGTCAATGCCTCTTATACCAAACTGCAG CTGCATGGGGCAGCGTACGGAAAGGGCATCTATCTGAGCCCCATCTCCAGCATATCTTTTGGATACTCAG GAATGGGGAAAGGACAGCACCGCATGCCCACCAAAGATGAACTAGTGCAGCGTTACAACCGCATGAACACTATACCACAG AGCCGTCCTATCCAGTCAAGGTTCCTTCAGAGTCGAAACTTGAACTGTATTGCTCTTTGTGAAG TTATCACATCAAAGGATCTGCAGAAGCATGGAAACATCTGGGTGTGTCCGGTTTCTGACCATGTCTGTACTCGCTTCTTTTTTGT ATATGAGGATGGCCAAGTAGGAGATGCTAACATCAACACCCAAGAGCCTAAGGTGCAGAAGGAGATCATGCGTGTGATTGGGACCCAGATCTACTCGAGCTAA
- the LOC100710190 gene encoding poly [ADP-ribose] polymerase 6 isoform X2 — MDIKGQCWTDEESDGENESEQFLYGIQCCLLQGSCAADLYRHPQLDADIEAVKDIYTDSAISVREYGTIDDVDIDLHINISFLDEEVATAWKVIRTEPIILRLRFSLSQYLDGPEPSVEVFQPSNKEGFSLGLQLKKILSTFTSQQWKHLSNEFLKAQQEKRHSWFKAGGTIKKFRAGLSIFSPIPKSPSFPLIQDTVLKGKLSVPELRVTRLMNRSISCTMKNPKGELFSYPPNSQTVAVPAARAPAQITTRQLIELFFSSQAGGHCKNIPTLEYGFLVQIMKYSEQRIPTLNEYCVVCDEQHVFQNGSMLKPAVCTRELCVFSFYTLGVMSGAAEEVATGAEVVDLLVAMCRAALESPRKSIIFEPYPSVVDPNDPKTLAFNPKKNYERLQKALDSVMSIREMTQGSYLEIKKQMDKLDPLAHPLLQWIISSNRSHIVKLPLSRQLKFMHTSHQFLLLSSPPAKEARFRTAKKLYGSTFAFHGSHIENWHSVLRNGLVNASYTKLQLHGAAYGKGIYLSPISSISFGYSGMGKGQHRMPTKDELVQRYNRMNTIPQSRPIQSRFLQSRNLNCIALCEVITSKDLQKHGNIWVCPVSDHVCTRFFFVYEDGQVGDANINTQEPKVQKEIMRVIGTQIYSS; from the exons GGAGTATGGAACCATTGATGATGTAGACATCGATCTTCATATTAACATCAGTTTCTTAGAT GAGGAAGTTGCGACGGCATGGAAAGTTATCAGAACAGAACCAATTATTCTGAGACTTcgcttttctctttctcagtaTCTCGATGGACCCG AGCCGTCAGTAGAAGTGTTCCAGCCGTCAAATAAAGAAGGTTTCAGCTTGGGCCTGCAACTTAAAAA GATCCTGAGCACATTCACCTCACAGCAGTGGAAGCACCTCAGTAATGAGTTTCTCAAGGCCCAGCAGGAGAAGAGGCACAGCTGGTTCAAAGCCGGAGGGACCATCAAGAAGTTCCGTGCCGGGCTCAGCATCTTCTCCCCCATCCCAAA GTCTCCAAGTTTTCCTCTGATCCAAGACACAGTTTTAAAAGGGAAGCTGAGTGTCCCTGAGCTGAGGGTGACGCGCTTAATGAACCGCTCCATCTCCTGTACCATGAAGAACCCTAAAGGAGAGCTATTCAGCTATCCACCAAATAGCCAG ACTGTGGCTGTCCCGGCGGCCAGGGCCCCAGCGCAGATTACCACGAGGCAGCTGATTGAATTGTTTTTCTCATCCCAGGCGGGCGGCCACTGCAAGAACATTCCTACCTTGGAGTATGGCTTCTTAGTGCAG ATAATGAAGTACTCAGAACAGAGGATCCCCACACTTAATGAGTACTGCGTGGTTTGTGAcgaacagcatgtctttcagaATGGATCCATGCTGAAG CCTGCTGTGTGCACAAGGGAGCTGTGTGTGTTCTCTTTCTACACTCTGGGTGTTATGTCTGGAGCTGCAGAGGAAGTGGCCACTGGAGCAGAG GTCGTGGACCTTCTTGTAGCTATGTGTCGAGCTGCCCTGGAGTCTCCTCGTAAGAGCATCATATTTGAACCTTACCCTTCAGTTGTTGATCCCAATGACCCCAAGACTCTTGCCTTTAATCCAAAG aagaattatGAAAGACTACAAAAAGCACTGGATAGTGTAATGTCCATTCGGGAAATGACCCAG GGTTCATATCTGGAGATTAAGAAACAGATGGACAAACTAGACCCTTTGGCCCATCCCCTGCTACAGTG GATTATTTCCAGTAACAGATCTCATATCGTCAAGCTGCCTCTCAGTAGG CAACTGAAATTCATGCACACCTCCCACCAGTTCCTCCTGCTCAGCAGCCCCCCAGCCAAGGAAGCTCGTTTTCGCACTGCCAAGAAGTTATACGGCAGCACTTTTGCCTTCCA TGGTTCCCATATAGAGAACTGGCACTCTGTTCTGAGAAATGGACTAGTCAATGCCTCTTATACCAAACTGCAG CTGCATGGGGCAGCGTACGGAAAGGGCATCTATCTGAGCCCCATCTCCAGCATATCTTTTGGATACTCAG GAATGGGGAAAGGACAGCACCGCATGCCCACCAAAGATGAACTAGTGCAGCGTTACAACCGCATGAACACTATACCACAG AGCCGTCCTATCCAGTCAAGGTTCCTTCAGAGTCGAAACTTGAACTGTATTGCTCTTTGTGAAG TTATCACATCAAAGGATCTGCAGAAGCATGGAAACATCTGGGTGTGTCCGGTTTCTGACCATGTCTGTACTCGCTTCTTTTTTGT ATATGAGGATGGCCAAGTAGGAGATGCTAACATCAACACCCAAGAGCCTAAGGTGCAGAAGGAGATCATGCGTGTGATTGGGACCCAGATCTACTCGAGCTAA